The following coding sequences are from one Novosphingobium sp. Gsoil 351 window:
- a CDS encoding enoyl-CoA hydratase-related protein, which produces MTYQTITVDIADHIATITLNRQERMNACSLEMAGEINDAVSTLEGARCLIVTGAGRGFCSGADLAAKGSRSISGGEGSYIALTRHYNPLIMNLARLNMPIITAVNGAAAGVGCSIGLAGDFVIAGRSGYFLQAFVNIGLVPDGGASWMLPRLVGKARATEMMMLGEKISGEKAAEWGLIYKCVEDDVLMAEARALATRLANGPTVAYSTMRKNILTALENSFAEALLAEAEGQRIAGSSADAVEGGTAFMEKRKPVFKGA; this is translated from the coding sequence TTGACCTACCAGACCATCACCGTCGACATCGCCGACCATATCGCCACGATCACCCTCAACCGCCAAGAGCGAATGAACGCCTGCTCGCTCGAGATGGCGGGTGAGATCAACGATGCGGTGTCGACGCTCGAAGGCGCGCGGTGCCTGATCGTAACCGGGGCGGGACGCGGGTTCTGTTCGGGGGCGGACTTGGCCGCCAAAGGCAGCCGCTCGATCTCGGGCGGGGAGGGCAGCTACATCGCGCTGACCCGGCACTACAACCCGCTGATCATGAACCTGGCGCGGCTCAACATGCCGATCATCACTGCGGTAAACGGCGCGGCGGCGGGGGTCGGCTGCTCGATCGGGCTGGCGGGCGATTTCGTCATCGCGGGGAGGAGCGGTTATTTCCTCCAGGCCTTCGTCAACATCGGGCTGGTCCCCGACGGCGGGGCGAGCTGGATGCTGCCACGGCTGGTCGGCAAGGCACGCGCGACCGAAATGATGATGCTGGGCGAGAAGATTTCGGGCGAGAAGGCGGCGGAGTGGGGCCTGATCTACAAGTGCGTGGAGGACGACGTGTTGATGGCCGAGGCCCGCGCGCTCGCCACCCGGCTCGCCAACGGGCCGACCGTGGCCTATTCGACGATGCGCAAGAACATCCTCACCGCGCTGGAAAACAGCTTCGCCGAGGCGTTGCTGGCGGAGGCCGAGGGTCAGCGTATCGCCGGATCGAGCGCGGATGCCGTTGAGGGCGGCACGGCGTTCATGGAAAAGCGCAAGCCCGTGTTCAAAGGCGCGTGA